The proteins below are encoded in one region of Corynebacterium sphenisci DSM 44792:
- a CDS encoding MogA/MoaB family molybdenum cofactor biosynthesis protein: MTNPDVDNEPDAGTLAQVEQLLRDEDLRRRALVVLVGDHPRADDRAGALVAELLDEDGLKVDAVIRAPAEKTRVRQALETAVVGGADLVVTVGGVGVGPRDRVPEATEKVLDRRLCGIEEAVRASGLAVGAADAGLSRGLAGVSGSTVIVNLADSRAAIRDGMATVLPLVHHVISDLGRWRVQ; the protein is encoded by the coding sequence ATGACGAACCCGGACGTGGACAACGAACCCGACGCGGGCACCCTGGCGCAGGTGGAGCAGCTGCTGCGCGACGAGGACCTGCGCCGCCGGGCCCTGGTGGTGCTGGTCGGGGACCATCCCCGGGCCGATGACCGGGCCGGCGCCCTGGTCGCCGAACTGCTCGACGAGGACGGGCTGAAGGTGGACGCGGTGATCCGAGCCCCCGCGGAGAAGACCCGGGTCCGCCAGGCCCTGGAGACCGCGGTGGTCGGCGGCGCCGATCTGGTGGTCACCGTCGGCGGGGTCGGGGTGGGCCCCCGGGACCGGGTCCCGGAGGCCACGGAGAAGGTGCTGGACCGGCGGCTGTGCGGGATCGAGGAGGCGGTGCGCGCCTCCGGGCTGGCCGTCGGCGCCGCCGACGCGGGGCTCTCCCGGGGCCTGGCCGGGGTCTCCGGCTCCACCGTGATCGTCAACCTCGCCGACTCCCGGGCCGCGATCCGCGACGGGATGGCCACGGTGCTGCCGCTGGTGCACCACGTCATCTCGGACCTGGGCCGCTGGCGGGTGCAGTGA
- a CDS encoding S1C family serine protease: protein MTDSQPGGVMPPEPPAHDPTHDPAAAAARSWAADPRAAHGPAAAADPGAAPPAAPADAGGRGGRRGVGLLAVAALMLGSAAVGGVAGGMVAGADDPAGGQAPPGNALERPATPREQPAPAGSIEEVAQKVLPSVVSIQVATGRGIDTGSGSILSSDGLVLTNHHVVADADAPGARMSVLLNDGSAHPAELIASHPQTDIAVIRILDVRGLTPITLGESAGVQVGQEVVAVGSPLGLTATVTSGIVSALNRPVSASGPGGEASVIDAIQTDAAINPGNSGGALVDMAGNLIGVPSVIASNTGGPGEQAGSIGLGFAIPVDQARRIADELIDDGQVTMPAINARIDTRSAGGALVGEIVPGGAADRAGLRAGDLIVKVDERRIDSGVALIAAIRSRAVGDTVTLTVADPDGADPRTLDVTLEAARE from the coding sequence ATGACCGATTCCCAGCCCGGAGGCGTCATGCCCCCCGAACCGCCCGCCCACGACCCCACCCACGACCCCGCCGCCGCGGCGGCCCGGTCCTGGGCCGCCGATCCCCGCGCCGCGCACGGCCCCGCCGCGGCGGCCGACCCCGGCGCGGCGCCGCCGGCCGCCCCGGCCGACGCCGGCGGCCGGGGCGGCCGCCGGGGGGTGGGCCTGCTCGCGGTGGCGGCGCTGATGCTCGGCTCCGCCGCCGTCGGCGGGGTCGCCGGCGGCATGGTCGCCGGCGCGGACGACCCCGCCGGCGGGCAGGCCCCGCCGGGCAACGCCCTGGAGCGGCCCGCCACCCCGCGGGAGCAGCCCGCCCCGGCCGGCTCCATCGAGGAGGTGGCGCAGAAGGTGCTGCCCTCGGTGGTGTCCATCCAGGTCGCGACCGGCCGCGGGATCGACACCGGCTCCGGGTCGATCCTCTCCTCGGACGGGCTGGTGCTCACCAACCACCACGTCGTCGCCGACGCCGACGCCCCCGGGGCCCGGATGAGCGTGCTGCTCAACGACGGCAGCGCGCATCCGGCGGAGCTCATCGCCAGCCACCCGCAGACCGATATCGCGGTGATCCGGATCCTCGACGTGCGCGGGCTGACCCCGATCACCCTCGGCGAGTCCGCCGGGGTGCAGGTCGGCCAGGAGGTGGTCGCGGTGGGCTCCCCGCTGGGCCTGACCGCCACGGTGACCTCCGGGATCGTCTCCGCCCTGAACCGCCCGGTGAGCGCCTCCGGGCCGGGCGGGGAGGCCAGCGTCATCGACGCCATCCAGACCGATGCGGCGATCAACCCCGGCAACTCCGGCGGCGCCCTGGTGGACATGGCCGGCAACCTCATCGGGGTGCCCTCGGTGATCGCCTCCAACACCGGCGGGCCGGGGGAGCAGGCCGGCAGCATCGGCCTCGGCTTCGCCATCCCGGTGGACCAGGCCCGCCGGATCGCCGATGAGCTGATCGACGATGGCCAGGTGACCATGCCGGCGATCAACGCCCGCATCGACACCCGCTCCGCCGGCGGCGCCCTCGTCGGCGAGATCGTGCCCGGGGGTGCCGCGGACCGGGCGGGCTTGCGCGCCGGGGATCTGATTGTGAAGGTGGATGAACGGAGAATCGACTCGGGTGTGGCGCTCATCGCGGCGATCCGCTCCCGCGCGGTCGGCGACACCGTCACCCTCACCGTCGCCGACCCCGACGGCGCGGATCCGCGCACCCTGGACGTCACCCTCGAGGCGGCCCGGGAATGA
- the glp gene encoding gephyrin-like molybdotransferase Glp, whose translation MRPVEEQLAAITAAAAMPDPVRVAISEALGLLCAEEVVAERPLPGFTQAAIDGYAVRAVDVNAGSTESLAEFTEVRLPVVGEVPAGSHHPLRLQPKQAVRVHTGAPLPTLADAVLPLDWTDRGRRRVTALRPVSSGDFVRRVGDDVQTGDVAVSTGSVISPAQVGLLAAVGRAKVLVHPRPRMSVVSVGPELVDIDRDPGLGQVFDVNSYALAAAGRDAGAEVHRVGIAAGEPRRIREILEGQLIKSEILVISGAVGGAAGAAVREVLAELGEVDVTRVAMHPGSVQGFGLLGEDRVPTFLLPANSLAALVVFEVMVRPLVRIALGKRNPRRRMVAARAAAPVESTPGRRGYVRGQLMRDRDTGEYLVQPLGAPGGRGAHLLAGLSEANCLIVVPDEVDRVRAGEVVDVLFLSRQA comes from the coding sequence ATGCGCCCGGTGGAGGAGCAGCTGGCGGCGATCACCGCCGCCGCGGCGATGCCGGACCCGGTGCGGGTGGCCATCTCGGAGGCGCTCGGCCTGCTCTGCGCCGAGGAGGTCGTCGCCGAGCGCCCGCTGCCCGGGTTCACCCAGGCCGCCATCGACGGCTACGCGGTGCGCGCCGTGGACGTCAACGCCGGCTCCACCGAATCCCTCGCCGAGTTCACCGAGGTGCGGCTGCCGGTGGTGGGGGAGGTGCCCGCCGGCTCGCACCATCCGCTGCGGCTGCAGCCCAAGCAGGCGGTGCGGGTGCACACCGGGGCGCCGCTGCCCACCCTCGCCGACGCGGTGCTGCCCCTGGACTGGACCGACCGGGGCCGGCGCCGGGTCACCGCGCTGCGCCCGGTGTCCTCCGGGGATTTCGTGCGCCGGGTCGGCGATGACGTGCAGACCGGGGACGTGGCCGTGTCCACCGGCTCGGTGATCTCCCCGGCCCAGGTGGGGCTGCTCGCCGCGGTGGGCCGGGCGAAGGTGCTGGTGCACCCCCGGCCCCGGATGTCGGTGGTCTCGGTGGGCCCGGAGCTGGTGGACATCGACCGGGACCCCGGCCTCGGCCAGGTCTTCGACGTCAACTCCTACGCCCTGGCCGCGGCCGGCCGGGACGCCGGGGCGGAGGTGCACCGGGTGGGCATCGCCGCCGGGGAGCCCCGCCGGATCCGGGAGATCCTGGAGGGCCAGCTCATCAAGTCCGAGATCCTGGTGATCTCCGGGGCGGTGGGCGGCGCCGCCGGGGCGGCGGTGCGCGAGGTGCTCGCCGAACTCGGCGAGGTCGACGTCACCCGGGTGGCGATGCACCCCGGGTCGGTGCAGGGCTTCGGGCTGCTCGGCGAGGACCGGGTGCCCACCTTCCTGCTGCCCGCCAACTCCCTGGCCGCCCTGGTGGTCTTCGAGGTGATGGTGCGGCCCCTGGTGCGGATCGCCCTGGGCAAGCGCAACCCGCGGCGCCGGATGGTCGCCGCCCGGGCCGCCGCCCCGGTGGAGTCCACCCCGGGCCGGCGCGGCTACGTGCGCGGCCAGCTGATGCGGGACCGGGACACCGGGGAGTACCTGGTGCAGCCGCTGGGCGCCCCCGGCGGCCGGGGCGCGCATCTGCTCGCCGGGCTCAGCGAGGCCAACTGCCTCATCGTGGTGCCCGACGAGGTGGACCGGGTGCGCGCCGGCGAGGTCGTCGACGTGCTCTTCCTGTCCCGGCA
- a CDS encoding SAF domain-containing protein: MRRGWRIRRWPGGRGARDRAARRRLAAAALVALAAASAAADLRHPGRGRETVAVAARGLAAGHRVAAGDVAARGIPPEEVPEAALAGPAAAVGRTLAGPVTAGEVLTEARFTGTRLAELLTGRGDAAIVAVTPGDPGLLPALAVGDAVDVLAAGAGAAATPVARGARVVRVDPEGAVLLAAEPAAAAAVAAAGLAAPLTLVFAGAAPPPG, translated from the coding sequence ATGCGGCGGGGCTGGCGGATCCGGCGGTGGCCGGGCGGGCGCGGGGCCCGGGACCGGGCCGCCCGGCGCCGGCTGGCCGCCGCGGCGCTGGTGGCCCTGGCCGCGGCCTCGGCGGCGGCGGATCTGCGCCACCCCGGACGGGGCCGGGAGACCGTGGCGGTGGCCGCCCGGGGCCTGGCCGCCGGGCACCGGGTGGCCGCGGGCGACGTCGCCGCCCGGGGGATCCCGCCGGAGGAGGTGCCCGAGGCGGCGCTGGCCGGCCCGGCGGCGGCGGTGGGCCGCACCCTGGCCGGGCCGGTGACCGCCGGGGAGGTGCTCACCGAGGCCCGGTTCACCGGCACCCGGCTGGCGGAGCTGCTCACCGGGCGCGGCGATGCCGCGATCGTGGCGGTCACCCCGGGCGATCCGGGGCTGCTGCCGGCGCTGGCGGTGGGCGATGCGGTGGACGTGCTCGCCGCCGGGGCGGGTGCGGCGGCCACCCCGGTGGCCCGCGGCGCCCGGGTGGTGCGGGTGGATCCGGAGGGCGCGGTGCTGCTGGCGGCCGAGCCGGCGGCCGCGGCGGCGGTGGCCGCCGCCGGCCTGGCCGCCCCGCTGACCCTGGTCTTCGCCGGGGCGGCCCCGCCGCCGGGCTGA
- a CDS encoding 5-formyltetrahydrofolate cyclo-ligase, giving the protein MEPRTPEESAGAAKAALRARLLRARDERDPRTRAAEDAALVARALSWVDGLAGARGRPLTLAAHAPAGTEPAAAADLVAALAGSAAVARLLLPVCPPGPPAALRWARFDGRLTRGRFGLAEPAGPALGPAALGAADAALLPGLAADREGMRLGRGAGYYDRSLAGFAGATAVLLHPPELLAAVPHDRHDRPVGAILTAAGTVRTPAASKG; this is encoded by the coding sequence ATGGAGCCGCGCACCCCCGAGGAGTCCGCCGGCGCCGCCAAGGCGGCGCTGCGCGCCCGGCTGCTGCGCGCCCGCGACGAGCGCGATCCGCGCACCCGGGCCGCCGAGGACGCGGCCCTGGTGGCGCGGGCGCTGTCCTGGGTGGACGGGCTCGCCGGGGCCCGCGGCCGGCCGCTCACCCTCGCCGCGCACGCCCCGGCCGGGACGGAGCCGGCCGCGGCCGCGGATCTGGTGGCGGCGCTGGCCGGCTCCGCGGCGGTGGCCCGGCTGCTGCTGCCGGTGTGCCCGCCGGGGCCGCCGGCGGCGCTGCGCTGGGCCCGCTTCGACGGCCGGCTCACCCGGGGCCGCTTCGGCCTGGCCGAACCGGCCGGGCCGGCGCTGGGGCCGGCGGCGCTGGGCGCGGCGGATGCGGCGCTGCTGCCGGGCCTGGCCGCCGACCGCGAGGGGATGCGGCTGGGCCGCGGCGCCGGCTACTACGACCGCTCCCTGGCCGGCTTCGCCGGCGCGACGGCGGTGCTGCTGCACCCGCCGGAGCTGCTCGCCGCGGTGCCCCATGACCGGCATGACCGGCCGGTGGGGGCGATCCTCACCGCCGCGGGAACCGTGCGGACCCCGGCCGCGTCCAAGGGGTAG
- the rpsR gene encoding 30S ribosomal protein S18, translated as MKRNTNPKKARMEQSRRPKKNPLKAAGVETVDYKDINLLRQFISDRGKIRSRRVTGLTPRQQRQVATAVKNAREMALLPFSSR; from the coding sequence ATGAAGCGCAACACCAACCCGAAGAAGGCGCGGATGGAGCAGTCCCGCCGCCCGAAGAAGAACCCGCTCAAGGCCGCCGGCGTCGAGACGGTGGACTACAAGGACATCAACCTGCTCCGCCAGTTCATCTCCGACCGGGGCAAGATCCGCTCCCGCCGGGTCACCGGCCTGACGCCGCGGCAGCAGCGCCAGGTCGCCACCGCGGTGAAGAACGCCCGCGAGATGGCCCTGCTGCCGTTCTCCAGCCGCTAA
- a CDS encoding response regulator transcription factor: protein MKILVVDDDQAVRDSLRRSLTFNGYTVVMAEDGEQALAMIESDRPDLAILDVMMPKLDGLDVCRRLRSEGDDLPVLMLTARNTVSERVFGLDAGADDYLPKPFALEELLARVRSLLRRAALEPATNREPAALTFQDLSLDPETREVFRGERAISLTRTEFALLELLMNNPRRVLTRTQILEDVWGYDFPTSGNALEVYIGYLRRKTEAGGEERLIHTVRGVGYVLRETAP, encoded by the coding sequence ATGAAGATACTCGTTGTCGACGACGACCAGGCGGTCCGCGACTCCCTGCGCCGCTCCCTGACCTTCAACGGCTACACCGTGGTGATGGCCGAGGACGGTGAGCAGGCGCTGGCCATGATCGAGTCCGACCGCCCGGATCTGGCGATCCTCGACGTGATGATGCCCAAGCTCGACGGGCTCGACGTGTGCCGCCGGCTGCGCAGCGAGGGCGATGATCTGCCGGTGCTCATGCTCACCGCCCGCAACACCGTCTCCGAGCGGGTCTTCGGCCTCGACGCCGGCGCCGACGACTACCTGCCCAAGCCCTTCGCCCTGGAGGAGCTGCTCGCCCGGGTGCGCTCCCTGCTGCGCCGGGCCGCCCTGGAGCCGGCGACCAACCGGGAGCCGGCGGCGCTGACCTTCCAGGACCTCAGCCTCGACCCGGAGACCCGGGAGGTCTTCCGCGGCGAGCGCGCGATCTCGCTGACCCGCACCGAGTTCGCGCTGCTGGAGCTGCTCATGAACAACCCCCGCCGGGTGCTCACCCGCACCCAGATCCTGGAGGACGTCTGGGGCTACGACTTCCCCACCTCCGGCAACGCCCTGGAGGTCTACATCGGCTACCTGCGCCGCAAGACCGAGGCCGGGGGCGAGGAGCGGCTCATCCACACCGTGCGCGGGGTCGGCTACGTGCTGCGGGAGACCGCGCCGTGA
- the rpsN gene encoding 30S ribosomal protein S14 has protein sequence MAKKSKIAKNEQRKEIVARYAERRAELKRIIKNPETSDEDRMEAQYELNKQPRDASPVRVRNRDAADGRPRGYLRKFGLSRVRVREMAHRGELPGVRKSSW, from the coding sequence ATGGCCAAGAAGTCCAAGATCGCCAAGAACGAGCAGCGCAAGGAGATCGTCGCCCGCTACGCGGAGCGCCGGGCCGAGCTCAAGCGCATCATCAAGAACCCGGAGACCTCCGACGAGGACCGGATGGAGGCGCAGTACGAGCTGAACAAGCAGCCCCGGGACGCCTCCCCGGTGCGCGTGCGCAACCGCGACGCCGCCGACGGCCGCCCCCGCGGGTACCTCCGCAAGTTCGGCCTGTCCCGTGTCCGCGTCCGGGAGATGGCCCACCGCGGTGAGCTGCCCGGCGTCCGCAAGTCCAGCTGGTAA
- the rpmF gene encoding 50S ribosomal protein L32, whose product MAVPKRRMSRANTRARRSQWKADNVALQAVKIDGREYIIPRRLVKAAQLGLVDVDKL is encoded by the coding sequence ATGGCAGTTCCCAAGCGCCGCATGTCCCGCGCGAACACCCGCGCCCGCCGCTCGCAGTGGAAGGCTGACAACGTCGCCCTCCAGGCCGTCAAGATCGACGGCCGCGAGTACATTATCCCGCGCCGGCTGGTCAAGGCCGCGCAGCTCGGCCTGGTCGACGTCGACAAGCTCTAG
- the mscL gene encoding large conductance mechanosensitive channel protein MscL, giving the protein MLAGFRNFLMRGNVIDLAVGVVVGSAFTAIVTAFTDNLLEPLIAAIGGEGSIGLGFLLRKGNPETFVNIGAVITAAVNFLLIAAVVYFLIVVPMNKLEQLRQHRLGTTAEEEVTEADLLTEIRDLLAERTAAGPAGGATADGSGERAE; this is encoded by the coding sequence ATGCTCGCCGGCTTCCGGAACTTCCTCATGCGCGGCAACGTCATCGACCTGGCGGTCGGCGTCGTGGTCGGCTCCGCCTTCACCGCCATCGTCACCGCCTTCACGGACAACCTGCTGGAGCCGCTCATCGCCGCGATCGGCGGGGAGGGCTCCATCGGCCTGGGCTTCCTGCTGCGCAAGGGCAACCCGGAGACCTTCGTCAACATCGGGGCGGTGATCACCGCGGCGGTGAACTTCCTGCTCATCGCGGCGGTGGTGTACTTCCTCATCGTGGTGCCGATGAACAAGCTGGAGCAGCTGCGCCAGCACCGGCTGGGCACCACCGCCGAGGAGGAGGTCACCGAGGCGGATCTGCTCACCGAGATCCGGGATCTGCTCGCCGAGCGGACCGCGGCCGGGCCGGCCGGCGGGGCCACCGCGGACGGGTCCGGGGAGCGGGCGGAGTAG
- a CDS encoding sensor histidine kinase: MIPLRGRRAGAAAAAAPAGGETGDTGPERPLRRISLRWRLTLLTAGIVAAAMALMTGAAYLTVQATLYREVDINLRNQATQLLNSPYGTEFALEPAVTAETLKILNPDLDAMFFAPGRITGRGDVITLGGPELAVIRGNRAESLRTDESTNQRIYAVHDDSGAALILAQDMDSTEAILRSLGSVLFGIAMLGIVFALGAGITVATAGLRAVARLRRAAERVTVTDELRPIPVHGEDELAMLTRSFNEMLGALARSRQRQAELVADAGHELKTPLTSLRTNVELLMMASRPGAAARIPEDERDALEADVLAQIEELSTLVGDLVDLAREDGPQQVIELVDLSEVLDSALTRVNRRRADVSFEVSSADWYLYGDPAALGRAVLNLLDNAAKWSPQDGRVRVRLAPAGADLAELTVADSGPGIPEEDRAKVFERFYRSLQSRSMPGSGLGLAIVEQVVARHGGTIVAEESADGGALMRVSLPGSATPPEPAGEAAADPDGAGPGDAAPGPGAAGG, from the coding sequence GTGATCCCGCTCCGCGGCCGGCGGGCGGGGGCCGCCGCCGCGGCGGCGCCGGCCGGCGGGGAGACCGGCGACACCGGCCCGGAGCGGCCGCTGCGCCGGATCTCGCTGCGCTGGCGGCTGACCCTGCTCACCGCCGGGATCGTCGCCGCCGCGATGGCCCTGATGACCGGGGCGGCCTACCTCACCGTGCAGGCCACCCTGTACCGGGAGGTGGACATCAACCTGCGCAACCAGGCCACCCAGCTGCTGAACTCCCCCTACGGCACCGAATTCGCCCTCGAGCCGGCGGTGACCGCGGAGACCCTGAAGATCCTCAACCCGGACCTGGACGCGATGTTCTTCGCCCCCGGCCGGATCACCGGCCGCGGCGACGTGATCACCCTGGGGGGCCCGGAGCTGGCGGTGATCCGCGGCAACCGGGCGGAGTCGCTGCGCACCGACGAATCCACCAACCAGCGCATCTACGCGGTGCACGACGACTCCGGGGCGGCGCTGATCCTCGCCCAGGACATGGACTCCACCGAGGCGATCCTGCGCTCCCTGGGCTCGGTGCTCTTCGGCATCGCCATGCTCGGCATCGTCTTCGCCCTCGGCGCCGGGATCACGGTGGCCACCGCGGGCCTGCGCGCGGTGGCCCGGCTGCGCCGGGCCGCGGAGCGGGTCACCGTCACCGACGAGCTGCGCCCGATCCCGGTGCACGGGGAGGATGAGCTGGCCATGCTCACCCGCAGCTTCAACGAGATGCTGGGCGCGCTGGCCCGGTCCCGGCAGCGGCAGGCGGAGCTGGTCGCCGACGCCGGCCATGAGCTGAAGACCCCGCTGACCTCGCTGCGCACCAATGTGGAGCTGCTCATGATGGCCTCCCGGCCCGGTGCCGCGGCGCGAATCCCGGAGGATGAGCGCGACGCCCTGGAGGCCGATGTGCTCGCCCAGATCGAGGAGCTGTCCACCCTGGTCGGGGATCTGGTGGACCTGGCCCGGGAGGACGGCCCGCAGCAGGTGATCGAGCTGGTGGACCTCTCCGAGGTGCTGGACAGCGCCCTGACCCGGGTCAACCGGCGCCGCGCGGACGTCTCCTTCGAGGTCTCCTCGGCGGACTGGTACCTCTACGGGGATCCGGCGGCCCTGGGCCGGGCGGTGCTGAACCTGCTGGACAACGCCGCGAAATGGTCCCCGCAGGATGGCCGGGTGCGGGTGCGCCTGGCCCCGGCGGGGGCGGATCTCGCCGAGCTCACCGTCGCCGACTCCGGCCCGGGCATCCCCGAGGAGGACCGGGCGAAGGTCTTCGAGCGCTTCTACCGCTCCCTGCAGTCGCGTTCCATGCCCGGCTCCGGGCTGGGCCTGGCCATCGTGGAGCAGGTCGTCGCCCGGCACGGCGGCACCATCGTCGCCGAGGAGTCCGCCGACGGCGGCGCCCTGATGCGGGTGAGCCTGCCCGGGTCGGCCACCCCGCCGGAGCCGGCCGGCGAGGCCGCGGCGGACCCGGACGGGGCCGGCCCCGGCGACGCCGCACCCGGGCCCGGGGCGGCCGGCGGCTGA
- a CDS encoding type B 50S ribosomal protein L31, with protein sequence MKKDIHPDYHPVVFQDAGTGTKFLTRSTATSSRTVEWEDGNEYPLIVVDVTSESHPFWTGAQRVMDTAGRVEKFQRRYGNRVRRAKKTN encoded by the coding sequence ATGAAGAAGGACATCCACCCCGACTACCACCCGGTGGTCTTCCAGGATGCGGGCACCGGGACGAAGTTCCTCACCCGCTCCACGGCCACCTCCTCCCGCACCGTGGAGTGGGAGGACGGCAACGAGTACCCGCTCATCGTCGTCGACGTCACCTCCGAGTCGCACCCGTTCTGGACCGGCGCCCAGCGCGTCATGGACACCGCGGGCCGCGTGGAGAAGTTCCAGCGCCGCTACGGCAACCGCGTCCGCCGGGCCAAGAAGACCAACTGA
- a CDS encoding UTP--glucose-1-phosphate uridylyltransferase, which yields MISPDADPSKATRTSVRTVIVPAAGMGTRFLPATKTVPKELLPVVDTPGIEMIAEEAAAAGATRLAVVTAPHKEGVLGHFRPRPDLEETLRERGKDAIADKVNRACEVITVAPVVQERPLGLGHAVLVAEELLDADEDAVAVMLPDDLVLPRGVMDRMAEVRARFGGSVLCALELPREEVSSYGVFDIADCAEEGFADVKRVRGMVEKPEPAEAPSNFAAVGRYLLDRAVFDALRAIPRGKGGEYQLTDAIEALIEDGHPVHVVVHDGFRHDLGNPGGFIRACVDFGLAAPEYGPGLRRYLQARLAEDDTAAARDDGSGRGA from the coding sequence ATGATCTCCCCCGACGCTGACCCCTCGAAGGCCACCCGGACGAGCGTGCGGACGGTGATCGTCCCCGCCGCGGGGATGGGCACCCGGTTCCTGCCCGCGACGAAGACGGTGCCCAAGGAGCTGCTGCCGGTGGTGGACACCCCGGGCATCGAGATGATCGCCGAGGAGGCCGCCGCCGCGGGGGCGACCCGGCTGGCGGTGGTCACCGCCCCGCACAAGGAGGGGGTGCTCGGCCACTTCCGCCCCCGCCCCGATCTGGAGGAGACCCTGCGCGAGCGCGGCAAGGACGCCATCGCGGACAAGGTCAACCGGGCCTGCGAGGTGATCACGGTCGCCCCGGTGGTGCAGGAGCGCCCGCTGGGCCTGGGGCATGCGGTGCTCGTCGCCGAGGAGCTGCTCGACGCCGACGAGGACGCGGTGGCGGTGATGCTGCCCGATGACCTGGTGCTGCCGCGCGGGGTGATGGACCGGATGGCCGAGGTGCGCGCCCGTTTCGGCGGCAGCGTGCTGTGCGCCCTGGAGCTGCCCCGGGAGGAGGTCTCCAGCTACGGGGTCTTCGACATCGCCGACTGCGCCGAGGAGGGCTTCGCCGACGTCAAGCGGGTGCGCGGGATGGTGGAGAAGCCGGAGCCGGCGGAGGCGCCCTCGAACTTCGCCGCGGTGGGCCGCTACCTGCTGGACCGGGCGGTGTTCGACGCGCTGCGCGCGATCCCGCGCGGCAAGGGCGGCGAGTACCAGCTCACCGACGCCATCGAGGCGCTCATCGAGGACGGCCACCCGGTGCACGTGGTGGTGCACGACGGCTTCCGCCATGACCTGGGCAACCCGGGCGGGTTCATCCGGGCCTGCGTGGACTTCGGCCTGGCCGCCCCCGAGTACGGGCCGGGGCTGCGCCGCTACCTTCAGGCCCGGCTGGCCGAGGACGACACCGCCGCCGCCCGCGACGACGGATCGGGCCGGGGCGCCTGA
- the rpmG gene encoding 50S ribosomal protein L33, with protein MARNDIRPIIKLKSTAGTGYTYVTRKNKRNNPDRITLKKYDPIARKHVEFREER; from the coding sequence ATGGCTCGCAACGACATCCGGCCGATCATCAAGCTGAAGTCGACCGCGGGGACGGGCTACACCTACGTCACCCGCAAGAACAAGCGGAACAACCCCGATCGGATCACCCTGAAGAAGTACGACCCGATCGCCCGCAAGCACGTCGAATTCCGCGAGGAGCGCTAA
- the rpmB gene encoding 50S ribosomal protein L28, which produces MSAVCQVTGRKPSFGKSVSHSHRRTSRRWNPNIQRKKYYLASEGRSITLNVSPKGMKTIDKLGIEAVVAQIRARGEKI; this is translated from the coding sequence ATGTCGGCAGTTTGCCAGGTCACGGGCCGGAAGCCGAGCTTCGGCAAGTCCGTGTCCCACTCGCACCGGCGCACCTCGCGCCGGTGGAACCCGAACATCCAGCGCAAGAAGTACTACCTCGCGTCCGAGGGCCGCAGCATCACGCTGAACGTCTCCCCGAAGGGCATGAAGACCATCGACAAGCTCGGCATCGAGGCCGTGGTGGCCCAGATCCGCGCACGTGGGGAGAAGATCTGA